The Streptomyces sp. NBC_00435 nucleotide sequence AGTACGTCGGCCTGCGTGTTGGTCTTCTCGCGGACGGCACGCTGCACCATCTCGCCCGAGCCGCCCTCCACGTACTTGACCTCGATGCCGGTCCTCTTCGTGAAGTCGGCGAAGACCTTGTCGTACCAGCCGTCCCCCTTGTCGCTCTTGAGGCCGTCGGCGCTGTAGACGGTGACGACCTTCTCGCCGCCGCCCTTGGAGTCGGTGGCGGAGGAGGAGCCTCCGCAGGCGGTGAGGCCGGCGGCGAGGGCGAGGCCGCCGGTGACGGCGGTGGTGATGCGCAGGTACGTGTTGCTGGGCATGGAACTTCCTTACGGGGAAAGGGAGTCAGCAGGGGAATCAGCAGGGGCGAGCACGAGCGTTGAGCGCGAGCGTTGAGCAGGAGCGTTGAGCACGAGCGTTCAGCGGTACGTGGCCCTGGTGCGGACGCGGGAGACGGCCAGCAGGACCAGCAGGGTGGCGGCCATCAGGACCACGGCGACGGCCGAGCCGCTGAAGAGCGAACCGCGGTCGGTGGCGGTGAAGATCCGGACCGGCAGGGGCATCCAGTCCGGCGGGTAGAGCATCATCGTGGCGCTCAACTCGCCCATGGAGAGGGCGAAGCAGAGCCCGGCGGCCGCGGTGAGCGACGGCAGCAGGAGGGGAAGCCTGACCCGCCACAGCACGTACGCGGGGCGGGCGCCCAGGGAGGCCGCCGCCTGCTCGTACGCGGGATCGAGACGCACGATGGCAGCCGAAACCGACTGGTGGGCGAACGCCGTGACAAGAATCGTGTGCGCCAGGATCACGATCGAACTGGTGCCGTTGAGCAGCAGCGGCGGCTTGCTGAAGGCGACGAGCACGGCGAGGCCGACGACCACGGACGGCACGGCGACCGGCAGCATGAACAGCGCGTCCAGGGACCTCCTTCCCCGTTCGCGCAGCCCGGCGGCGGCGAGCGCCGCCCAGGTGCCGACCGTGAGCGCGATCAGGCTGGCGGCCAGCGCGGTGACCAGTGAGGTGGTCAGGGCCTGGAGGGATTCGCCGCGGACGGCCGCCGCGTAGTTCTCGGTGGTCGGTCCGGAGGGGAAGGCGCCGGACCAGTGGGTGGAGAAGGAGGCGGCCACCACCACGAGGAGCGGCAGCGCGAAGAGGGGCAGGAAGAGGAGGCCGAAGAGGCTCCAGGCGGCCCAGCGGCCGCTCTTGCTATGCACCAGCACGCTTGCTCACCACCCGGTAGAGGCCGAACAGGCCGACGGAGATCGCGATGTTGACGACGGCGACCACGCAGGCGGCCGGGTAGTCGGATTCGAGGATCGCCTTGCCGTAGATGAGCATCGGGAGCGTGGTGACGCCCTTGGCCCCGGTGAACAGGACGATCCCGAACTCGTTCAGGCACATGACCAGGACGAGGCTGCCGCCCGCGGCGAGGGCCGGGAGGGCCTCGGGGAGGATCACCCGGCGGACGATGCGGCCGGGCTTCGCGCCGAGCGAGGAGGCCACCTCCAGTTGGGCGGTGTCCAGCTGGGAGAAGGCGGCGAGCAGCGGGCGCATGACGAAGGGCGTGAAGTAGGTGACTTCCGCGAGGAGGACTCCCCACGGGGTGGTCAGGAAGTGGAAGGGCCCGTCCGCGACCCCGAAGGCGCCGGTCCACAGTCCGTTGGCCATGCCGACCGTGCCGTAGACGAAGAGGAGGGCGAGGGTGATGAGGAAGGAGGGGAAGGAGAGGAAGACGTCGATGAACTTCGCGACGGCGCGCGCCCCGGGAAAGGGGACGAAGGCGATGACGAGCGCGAGCGCGAAACCGAGGACCAGGCAGCCGGCGGTGGCTCCGACGGCCAGCCAGACCGTGGTGCCGAGGGCCTCGCGGAAGGAGTGCGAGGCGAAGACGGACGCGTAGGCGTCGAAGGCGCCGCCGCCGTTCTCGGGGGTCAGGGACTGCCGGACGACCAGCGCGAGGGGGTAGAGGAACACCGCCGCGAGCACGGCGACGGGAGGCACCGCCCACAGCCAGCCGGGCACGGTACGGGAGGCGGGCCCCTCCGGCGTGGCGGCGGGGCGGTCGGACGCCGTCCGACCGGAGACACCGGCCGGCCGGTCCGTCCCCGTCGCGGTGCGGGAAGCCGGGCCGGGGGCAGGGGCGGCGCCGATACCGGGGGTGCCTTCGCGTGGTCCGCCCTGCGCACCGCGTGCGAAGGGCTCGGCGGAGCTCTGCGCCGGGACGGCCGCCGTGCGCGGCGCCGCCTCAGTCATCGGACACCCCCGCGGCCAG carries:
- a CDS encoding ABC transporter permease translates to MLVHSKSGRWAAWSLFGLLFLPLFALPLLVVVAASFSTHWSGAFPSGPTTENYAAAVRGESLQALTTSLVTALAASLIALTVGTWAALAAAGLRERGRRSLDALFMLPVAVPSVVVGLAVLVAFSKPPLLLNGTSSIVILAHTILVTAFAHQSVSAAIVRLDPAYEQAAASLGARPAYVLWRVRLPLLLPSLTAAAGLCFALSMGELSATMMLYPPDWMPLPVRIFTATDRGSLFSGSAVAVVLMAATLLVLLAVSRVRTRATYR
- a CDS encoding 2-aminoethylphosphonate ABC transporter permease subunit: MTEAAPRTAAVPAQSSAEPFARGAQGGPREGTPGIGAAPAPGPASRTATGTDRPAGVSGRTASDRPAATPEGPASRTVPGWLWAVPPVAVLAAVFLYPLALVVRQSLTPENGGGAFDAYASVFASHSFREALGTTVWLAVGATAGCLVLGFALALVIAFVPFPGARAVAKFIDVFLSFPSFLITLALLFVYGTVGMANGLWTGAFGVADGPFHFLTTPWGVLLAEVTYFTPFVMRPLLAAFSQLDTAQLEVASSLGAKPGRIVRRVILPEALPALAAGGSLVLVMCLNEFGIVLFTGAKGVTTLPMLIYGKAILESDYPAACVVAVVNIAISVGLFGLYRVVSKRAGA